From a region of the Mycolicibacterium sp. MU0050 genome:
- a CDS encoding D-sedoheptulose-7-phosphate isomerase encodes MTAQDSGAKTPEEATNFLYPFIDSEEHDPQALLVDLAQSAQAKAAESTALRRSTLAASGELVESAGAELARRFAAGGRLFTFGNGGSSTDSATLAALFARPPVGDPLPAWCLTADQAILTALGNDVGFELVFARQLIARAKAGDIAVALSTSGSSADLTVALREAKRRGMYTIGFAGYDGGAFATSPDVDTCFIVRSQSVHRIQEAQALLGYQLWSSVHEKGAVVA; translated from the coding sequence ATGACCGCACAGGATTCCGGTGCCAAGACGCCCGAGGAAGCCACCAACTTCCTCTATCCGTTCATCGATTCCGAGGAACACGACCCGCAGGCCCTGCTGGTAGATCTTGCCCAATCGGCACAGGCCAAGGCCGCCGAAAGTACCGCCTTGCGGCGATCCACGCTGGCGGCGAGCGGCGAGCTCGTGGAATCGGCGGGCGCGGAGTTGGCGCGGCGCTTCGCGGCCGGGGGACGGCTGTTCACCTTCGGCAACGGCGGTAGCTCAACGGATTCCGCGACGCTGGCTGCGCTGTTCGCCAGGCCGCCGGTCGGGGATCCACTGCCGGCCTGGTGCCTGACCGCCGATCAGGCGATTCTGACGGCGCTGGGCAACGACGTCGGATTCGAGTTGGTGTTCGCCCGTCAGCTGATCGCCCGGGCCAAGGCGGGCGATATCGCCGTCGCCTTGTCGACCAGTGGCAGCTCGGCGGATCTGACGGTGGCGTTGCGGGAAGCCAAACGTCGGGGCATGTACACCATCGGGTTCGCCGGATACGACGGCGGCGCTTTTGCCACCAGCCCGGATGTGGACACCTGCTTCATCGTTAGATCGCAAAGTGTGCACCGTATCCAGGAGGCCCAGGCGCTGCTCGGCTATCAACTGTGGTCGTCGGTACACGAGAAGGGGGCGGTGGTCGCATGA
- a CDS encoding HypC/HybG/HupF family hydrogenase formation chaperone: protein MDTVVENAVDADLAADLAAAALTLARRFSAGGTMWCVSPAWQPHAQHIAVEFVHPVIVGKRALPAVALTGPDLIDVVRVSVRPGDIVIAVADSADADVRSIMRRASAWGATAIWIGNGVRPTAGAADHVLWLDDPDPRIPATGGFVLLYHVLWELTHVCFEHPGLLNIDDCAGETCVVCSDEGRLAEVVAASSEHSARVRTAEGSESIETSLVGPVDAGDLLLVHAGMAISRVEEEVSSS, encoded by the coding sequence ATGGACACGGTGGTCGAGAATGCCGTGGATGCCGATCTGGCGGCAGATCTTGCCGCTGCCGCGTTGACTCTGGCCAGAAGGTTCTCCGCGGGTGGCACCATGTGGTGTGTATCGCCGGCCTGGCAGCCGCATGCGCAGCACATCGCCGTCGAGTTCGTGCATCCGGTGATCGTCGGTAAGCGGGCGCTGCCCGCCGTCGCACTGACCGGTCCAGATTTGATTGACGTGGTCCGGGTTTCGGTGCGTCCGGGTGACATCGTGATCGCGGTGGCCGACTCCGCCGACGCCGACGTGCGGTCGATCATGCGCCGCGCCTCGGCCTGGGGTGCCACCGCGATCTGGATTGGCAACGGGGTGCGCCCGACTGCCGGCGCCGCCGATCACGTGCTGTGGCTCGACGATCCGGACCCGCGGATACCCGCGACCGGCGGCTTCGTACTGCTGTATCACGTGCTGTGGGAGCTGACCCACGTCTGCTTCGAGCACCCGGGTCTGCTCAATATCGACGACTGTGCCGGGGAAACCTGTGTGGTGTGCAGCGACGAGGGGCGGCTCGCCGAAGTGGTTGCCGCGTCCAGTGAGCATTCGGCCCGGGTCCGCACAGCCGAGGGCTCGGAGTCGATCGAGACCTCGTTGGTGGGGCCCGTCGACGCGGGGGATCTGCTGCTGGTGCATGCCGGTATGGCAATCAGCCGGGTCGAGGAAGAGGTGAGTTCGTCATGA
- a CDS encoding HypC/HybG/HupF family hydrogenase formation chaperone produces the protein MCLGIPGRITEIWDEATGARMARVAFPGEEKLACLAYLPDLQVGDYTILHAGFALTKIDEDTARVTIATMTEYGVFGEEVS, from the coding sequence ATGTGTTTGGGGATTCCCGGCCGGATCACCGAAATCTGGGACGAGGCCACCGGGGCACGGATGGCACGGGTGGCTTTTCCCGGGGAGGAGAAGCTGGCGTGTCTGGCCTACCTTCCCGATCTGCAGGTTGGTGACTACACCATCCTGCATGCCGGCTTTGCACTGACCAAGATCGATGAGGACACCGCGAGAGTCACCATCGCGACGATGACCGAATACGGCGTCTTCGGTGAGGAGGTGTCGTGA